DNA sequence from the Roseofilum reptotaenium CS-1145 genome:
CCCAGATTCCACTGCCATTGTTGTAGGTTCCTTGACTGGGGGTGCTGTTGACGAAGGTGAGTCCGGCTGGCAGTTGTTCGCTCACTTCTACTCCCGTGGCGTTGGCTGGACCTGTGTTGGAGAGGGTGAGGGTATAGGTTACTGTGTCGCCGACGTTGGGACTGGTGTTGCTGATGCTCTTGAGCAGGGATAGGTCGGCATCAGTAGCATTAGCTACGGTTGTCTCATCTATAGGGCTATCATTGCCTGTTGACGTGTCTTCGATACCAGGAACTTCAACTTCATTGCGAATCATAGTTCCAGGTGTTGTGCTTGGATCAACCGTTCCCGTAGCCAGTATGGTGATTGTATCTTGCGGGCCTAGAGCGAGTTGAACCACTAAGTCATTGGTGTTACTTCCAGTTGCGCCACTGACGATATTACTATCACCTGGTGTATTGTTATCGGTAAGGGTTGCTGTCCAACTGATGCTACTGGTAACCAACTGACTGGGAAGGGTGTCTTGAATGATCATGCCAACGATGCGGTCTAATGGCTCATCATTGGTGACTGAGATGGTATAGGTAATGGGGCTACCAGCCGCAACGTTATTGAGATTGTCTGTTTTTTCGATGGTTAAATCAGCTTGAGATTCTAGAGTGGGTAGGGTTCCAAAATCTGCGGCAGCAAAGTTTAAAGCTCCCCTATCTAGGGTGGGTATGATTCCTCCACTGACATTGGGATAATCGAGGATGACTAATCGATCGCCACTACTAGCATATAGGTTACCATCATTCCCAAATCCTAAAGAGCCAGTCCGAGTATTGCTAAGACTCGCTTCTCCAATTCGTGTTGCGGTTAGAGTACCTGCTGAAACATCTACTGTATAGAGTTCAAATGGCTGGCCAGTATTGCCTGTAGTAGTAATAAAAAGGGTATTAGGATCGTTGGGATCGAATGCTATATCGCCCCCATTTGCAGGTAATCCTGAAATTGCGCCTAAGTCGGTTGCTGTACCTGTATTGGGATCGATGGAAAATAATTGGTTCGATCCATTACTTAAACCATATATGGTTCCGTTATCAGCTTGAGCTAATTTAAAAAACTGAATACCACTAGGAACGTCTGAACCTACTGTCCCAACTTCAGTATTCATGCCTGTTAATGGGTCCCAAAAACCGACTCGGGCAGTTGGTCCTGTTGTTTGTTCTACATAGTAAATTCGTCCAGTGTCGCTCTGCCGAGCGATCGCAAAGCTATCAAAGGCGATGGTTCCTACTTTGGTAGAGGTTCCATCTTTAATGTCAACAATATAGAGTTGTGTGAAGGGATCGCTGGCATTAATGGGGAGATCTCGGCCTACGGAGTAGAAGGGGTTGGCGACGATGATTCCTAGGGTGTGGGGGTAGGTGGTGATCGCTCCCTTCTCTAGTGCTAATTCTGAGTGTATCTCTCCTGTATGATAGGCTAAATCCCAGGTTCCACCGAGAGCTGCACTGCCGGTTAAGGTGGTGGAAGCGGCGATCTCCCTTTGGGTTAACTGACTGAGTTGCTCCACAAAGAACTCACCGATCGCATTTCCCGCAACTCGACAACCATAGAGTAATATTTCTGCTGTTTTACTCAGCAGATGTGACCAGTTTTGTAGAGTTTTGCTATAACAGGCTAGTGTTTCTAGACTGAGTTGGGTTGAACCGAGCTGTAACTGTCCCCAGTTTCCGTGAGAAATTAAGTGCAGTGATTCAATGGGGGTTCCCTGATGGGCAACCAGATAGTTGTTAATTTGCTCAATTCCATCTCGATCTTTTTCCAAGATCACAACAGCTACATCTGACTTGATCCCTTTAACTAAACTGGCATAATCTTCAACCTGGGGATCGATAAACGCAATCTGTTTGGTAAACGCAGGAATATTGAATAAGTTAGACATGGTCGTGGTAGATGTAAGCTGAGTAACCTAGAACAGAATATATGGAACGATCTAATCTGAGTTAATGAATTAATGTTAACTATCTGTTTTAGAGTCCGATCTACGGATTCTGTAGATAGGTTTCTCCAGCATAAAAAGCTTGTTTTTTAGCAAACCTTAGTGGTGAGAGCCTCTATTATTTAATATTTAAGCCTAGCTCATTACTCAAATCAAGAACTGGTTTATTTGATTTTGATATTTGATTCTAAGTTAGATAAAATCAAATATTTATCACTCTTTTAAATTTAAAGAGATTCTTTACACCCTGAACAAGTATATTATACATCTAAGCCCAAAAAAATGGCAATTGATGGGGGGCGAAATATTAAAATATTAATAATTAGTACTTTTGCGGATAAACAGATCGATGCTCCAAACAAAAGATACCAGAATACTCCGATCTCCCTCAAACTAGGTTACGATAATGTAAACTTTTTTTGTAAGCTTGATGCTATTACCTTTGAAAATCCTATCTGCTTAAGGTCTTATGCAATGCGAATTCTAATTTATTCTTATAACTATGCTCCAGAGCCTATTGGGATTGCTCCATTGATGACTGAGTTAGCCGAAGGTCTAGCCAAGCGAGGGCATCAGGTGCGCGTG
Encoded proteins:
- a CDS encoding DUF4347 domain-containing protein translates to MSNLFNIPAFTKQIAFIDPQVEDYASLVKGIKSDVAVVILEKDRDGIEQINNYLVAHQGTPIESLHLISHGNWGQLQLGSTQLSLETLACYSKTLQNWSHLLSKTAEILLYGCRVAGNAIGEFFVEQLSQLTQREIAASTTLTGSAALGGTWDLAYHTGEIHSELALEKGAITTYPHTLGIIVANPFYSVGRDLPINASDPFTQLYIVDIKDGTSTKVGTIAFDSFAIARQSDTGRIYYVEQTTGPTARVGFWDPLTGMNTEVGTVGSDVPSGIQFFKLAQADNGTIYGLSNGSNQLFSIDPNTGTATDLGAISGLPANGGDIAFDPNDPNTLFITTTGNTGQPFELYTVDVSAGTLTATRIGEASLSNTRTGSLGFGNDGNLYASSGDRLVILDYPNVSGGIIPTLDRGALNFAAADFGTLPTLESQADLTIEKTDNLNNVAAGSPITYTISVTNDEPLDRIVGMIIQDTLPSQLVTSSISWTATLTDNNTPGDSNIVSGATGSNTNDLVVQLALGPQDTITILATGTVDPSTTPGTMIRNEVEVPGIEDTSTGNDSPIDETTVANATDADLSLLKSISNTSPNVGDTVTYTLTLSNTGPANATGVEVSEQLPAGLTFVNSTPSQGTYNNGSGIW